Part of the Aquipuribacter nitratireducens genome, GCGGACCATGCCGGCCATCGCCGGCAGCACGAGCGACAGCTGGGCGACGGAGTCGATGACCGGCTCCTTGTCCTCCTGCAGGTCGCGGTTGTAGGCCAGCGGCAGCGCCTTCAGCGTCGCCAGGAGGCCGGCGAGGTTGCCGACGAGCCGACCCGCCTTGCCGCGGGCGAGCTCGGCGACGTCGGGGTTCTTCTTCTGCGGCATGATCGAGGAGCCGGTGGCCCACGCGTCGTCGAGGCGCGCGAAGCCGAACTCGTGCGTCGTCCACACGACGACCTCCTCCGCGAGCCGCGACACGTCGACGGCGGTCATCGCGAGCACCCAGGCGACCTCGGCGGCGAAGTCCCGGCTGGCCGTCCCGTCGATCGAGTTCTCCACGGGCCCGGAGAAGCCGAGCTCGTGCGCGACGAGCGCGGGGTCGAGACCGAGGGAGGACCCGGCGAGGGCCCCGGAGCCGTACGGGGAGGCGTCGAGGCGGCGGTCGGCGTCGCGGAGCCGGTCGACGTCGCGCAGCAGGGCCCACGCGTGCGCCTGCAGGTGGTGGGCGAGCAGGACCGGCTGCGCGTGCTGGAGGTGGGTCCGCCCCGGCATCGCCGCCTCGGGGTGCGCCTCGGCCTGCGACACCAGCGCGCCGACGAGCTCGCAGACCCCGGCGCCGACGGCACGGACGGCGTCGCGGAGGTACATCCGGTAGAGGGTCGCGACCTGGTCGTTGCGGCTGCGCCCCGCGCGCAGCCGGCCGCCCAGGTCGGGGCCGACGCGCTCGATGAGGCCGCGCTCGAGCGCGCCGTGCACGTCCTCGTCGGAGGCGTCAGGCCCGAGGGCGCCCGAGGCGACGTCGTCGCCGAGGCGACGCAGCCCGTCGAGCAACCCGTCGCGCTGCTCGTCGTCGAGGAGGCCGGCCCGGTGGAGGACGAGGACGTGCGCCCGGGACGCCCGCACGTCGTAGGGGGCGAGCACCCAGTCGAAGTGCGTCGACACGCTGAGGGCCGCGAGCGCACCCGCCGGGCCCGCCGCGAAGCGACCGCCCCACAGGGCGCCCGCGACGGTGCCGCTCACCGGCCCGTCCCAGCCAGGGTCGCGGGGGTGCGGGAGGGGGTGGTGGTCACTGCTCGCTCCTGGTCGTGGCGGTCGGGTCGGTGCCGGTGAGGTCGAGGAAACGGCGGGCCGCGGCCTCGCCGCCGCCGGGCTCCCGGGTGATGACGAGGACGGTGTCGTCGCCGGCGATGGTGCCGAGCACGCCGGGGACGACGGCATGGTCGACGGCGCTCGCGAGGAACTGTGCCGCACCGGGTGGGGTGCGGAGCACGACGAGGTTGCCGCTGGCCTCCGCGCTCACGAGGAGCTCGGCGCAGCGGCGGGCCAGGCGCGCGGTGAGGACCTCGTCGTCGACGTCGGCGACCGGGGAGGCGTCGCCGCCCTCGCCCGGCACGGCGTAGACGAGGCCGCCGTCGCCGTGGCGGACCTTGACGGCGCCGACCTCGACGAGGTCCCGCGACAGCGTCGCCTGCGTGACGCTGTACCCCGCGGCGGCGAGCGCCTCCCCGAGCTGGCCCTGGCTGCGGACCGCGGTGCGGGTGATGACGTCGACGACCGCCGCCTGGCGCGCCGCCTTGCTCCGCACGACGCCGCGGGCCGACGTGCTCACCCTGCGCCCCCGCCGCGTTCGAGCAGCCAGCACAGGAGCGCCTTCTGGGCGTGGAGCCGGTTCTCCGCCTCGTCCCACACCGCGCTGCCCGGCGCGTCGAGCACCTCGGCCTCGATCTCCTTGCCGCGGTAGGCGGGCAGGCAGTGGAGGACG contains:
- the argH gene encoding argininosuccinate lyase, whose protein sequence is MSGTVAGALWGGRFAAGPAGALAALSVSTHFDWVLAPYDVRASRAHVLVLHRAGLLDDEQRDGLLDGLRRLGDDVASGALGPDASDEDVHGALERGLIERVGPDLGGRLRAGRSRNDQVATLYRMYLRDAVRAVGAGVCELVGALVSQAEAHPEAAMPGRTHLQHAQPVLLAHHLQAHAWALLRDVDRLRDADRRLDASPYGSGALAGSSLGLDPALVAHELGFSGPVENSIDGTASRDFAAEVAWVLAMTAVDVSRLAEEVVVWTTHEFGFARLDDAWATGSSIMPQKKNPDVAELARGKAGRLVGNLAGLLATLKALPLAYNRDLQEDKEPVIDSVAQLSLVLPAMAGMVRTLTFDTDRLAELAPAGFSLATDVAEWLVREGVPFREAHELAGACVRRCEVRGVTLDALDDADLAAVSPHLTPAVREVLDVAGALASRDAIGGTAPVRVSEQRAALRQVLADAAAWTG
- a CDS encoding arginine repressor, translated to MSTSARGVVRSKAARQAAVVDVITRTAVRSQGQLGEALAAAGYSVTQATLSRDLVEVGAVKVRHGDGGLVYAVPGEGGDASPVADVDDEVLTARLARRCAELLVSAEASGNLVVLRTPPGAAQFLASAVDHAVVPGVLGTIAGDDTVLVITREPGGGEAAARRFLDLTGTDPTATTRSEQ